The following proteins come from a genomic window of Nocardioides albertanoniae:
- a CDS encoding CaiB/BaiF CoA transferase family protein: MTESMEKSTVTLGQGTGPLRGVKVVELAGIGPGPHACTLLADMGADVIRVDRPGGNVLGGGSGDLLTRGRPSIALDLKNPDAVETVLQLVESADVLIEGLRPGVTDRLGLGPDTCLERNPRLVYGRMTGWGQDGPLAQSAGHDLTYIATTGVLNGLGQDRARPHFPLNLLGDFGGGSTYLVMGILAALVEAKTTGEGQVVDAAIVDGTAHLATMISGMLASGAWHEQRQSNLLDGAMPFYALYDTADGRQVAVGALEGKFFAEMVTRLGLDGVCPGQYEMERYDEMRDLFAKTFASKTMAEWAELFEGTDACVAPVLTPSEAAEHPHLQARQTYVTHHGVTQPAPAPRFSRTASTLGAAPSASAGQHTRDALAAWGVADVDALIEKGAAVQD; encoded by the coding sequence ATGACTGAGTCGATGGAGAAATCCACAGTGACGTTGGGCCAGGGCACGGGTCCCCTCCGCGGGGTCAAGGTCGTCGAGCTGGCCGGGATCGGGCCGGGGCCGCACGCGTGCACGCTCTTGGCCGACATGGGCGCGGACGTGATCCGGGTCGACCGCCCGGGCGGAAATGTGCTCGGCGGTGGCTCCGGAGATCTGCTGACCCGCGGCCGTCCGAGCATCGCGCTGGACCTCAAGAACCCTGACGCCGTCGAGACCGTCCTGCAGCTGGTGGAGAGTGCGGATGTGCTCATCGAGGGGCTGCGTCCGGGCGTCACCGACCGCCTCGGGCTGGGCCCCGACACCTGCCTGGAGCGCAACCCGCGCCTCGTCTACGGCCGGATGACCGGCTGGGGCCAGGACGGCCCGCTGGCCCAGTCGGCCGGCCACGACCTCACCTACATCGCCACCACCGGCGTGCTCAACGGGCTCGGTCAGGACCGCGCCCGACCGCACTTCCCGCTCAACCTGCTCGGTGACTTCGGTGGTGGGTCCACCTATCTGGTGATGGGCATCCTCGCGGCGCTCGTCGAGGCCAAGACCACCGGCGAGGGCCAGGTCGTCGACGCGGCGATCGTGGACGGCACCGCCCACCTCGCCACGATGATCTCCGGCATGCTCGCCTCCGGCGCCTGGCACGAGCAGCGGCAGAGCAACCTGCTCGACGGCGCGATGCCGTTCTACGCGCTCTACGACACCGCCGACGGCCGCCAGGTCGCGGTCGGTGCGCTCGAGGGCAAGTTCTTCGCCGAGATGGTCACCCGGCTCGGGCTCGACGGCGTCTGCCCGGGGCAGTACGAGATGGAGCGCTACGACGAGATGCGCGACCTCTTCGCCAAGACCTTCGCGAGCAAGACGATGGCCGAGTGGGCCGAGCTCTTCGAGGGCACCGACGCCTGCGTCGCCCCCGTGCTCACCCCGTCCGAGGCCGCCGAGCACCCCCACCTGCAGGCCCGCCAGACGTACGTCACCCACCACGGTGTCACCCAGCCCGCTCCCGCTCCGCGGTTCAGCCGCACGGCCTCCACCTTGGGTGCGGCGCCGTCGGCCAGCGCCGGTCAGCACACCCGCGACGCGCTCGCCGCCTGGGGCGTCGCCGACGTCGACGCACTCATCGAGAAGGGCGCCGCGGTGCAGGACTGA
- a CDS encoding serine/threonine-protein kinase codes for MGPYSLTGRLGHGGMGVVYLGEDEHGTRAAVKAILPELTSDPGFRARFEREIEAAKKVRSRFTADVLAADPAAEHPWMASEYIADPPLSQLVASGERLSEIDVRQLVAGVAEALAAVHGTGLVHRDIKPGNILYGTTDPCLIDLGIARAVDGTALTQAGKAVGTYGYQAPEQVQTGTFSAAVDIWALGLVAFVAATGRWPFSGEIGSMGHLLKGESANLSFCPDYLRPLVAACLAEEPTARPSAADILATNGDWSLLPAPVTSEEETTIRTLSGIPAVAPAAAEPPEPAAPTDTADLIAPVTPATMPVATPGADAAASSGKSPASAQRGRRLKMASLVAAAVVLLSAGVAVASNQGLVPGLGNTSATVDTSPSAKPTAGGDSDAPASSADAASTTVPDPGVTGAPDDGAETVEEIVPGSVEVSGEAVPGGSLVASAVGWDPMPTDSYCVWSSGGTEILDGPCGYKVRDSDAGSSITVTMTGSADGFAKASASGSSAMVSEPVEEPSDETPTAEPTESETPEPTETPTEPTEPTETPSASE; via the coding sequence ATGGGGCCGTACTCCCTGACCGGCCGCCTCGGGCACGGCGGCATGGGCGTCGTCTATCTGGGTGAGGACGAGCACGGCACCAGAGCCGCGGTGAAGGCGATCCTCCCCGAGCTCACCTCCGACCCCGGGTTCCGTGCCCGCTTCGAGCGGGAGATCGAGGCGGCCAAGAAGGTCCGGAGCCGGTTCACCGCGGACGTCCTCGCCGCCGACCCCGCCGCGGAGCACCCGTGGATGGCGAGCGAATACATCGCCGATCCGCCGCTCAGCCAGCTGGTCGCATCCGGCGAACGGCTCTCCGAGATCGACGTACGCCAGCTGGTCGCCGGGGTCGCCGAGGCACTCGCCGCGGTGCACGGCACCGGCCTCGTGCACCGTGACATCAAGCCGGGCAACATCCTCTACGGCACCACCGACCCGTGCCTGATCGACCTCGGCATCGCCCGTGCCGTCGACGGGACCGCGCTGACCCAGGCCGGCAAGGCCGTCGGCACCTACGGCTACCAGGCACCTGAGCAGGTGCAGACCGGCACCTTCTCCGCCGCCGTCGACATCTGGGCGCTGGGTCTGGTCGCCTTCGTCGCCGCCACCGGCCGCTGGCCGTTCAGCGGCGAGATCGGCTCGATGGGTCATCTCCTCAAGGGCGAGTCGGCCAACCTGAGCTTCTGCCCCGACTACCTGCGTCCGCTGGTCGCCGCCTGCCTGGCCGAGGAGCCGACCGCACGCCCATCGGCCGCCGACATCCTCGCCACCAACGGCGACTGGTCGCTCCTGCCCGCTCCGGTCACCTCCGAGGAGGAGACCACCATCCGTACGCTGTCGGGGATCCCTGCGGTCGCGCCCGCTGCTGCCGAGCCGCCCGAGCCGGCGGCACCGACCGATACGGCCGACCTGATCGCGCCGGTGACGCCCGCGACGATGCCGGTTGCGACGCCGGGGGCCGACGCCGCGGCCTCCTCCGGCAAGAGCCCTGCGTCCGCACAGCGCGGACGCCGCCTGAAGATGGCGTCGCTGGTCGCCGCAGCGGTGGTGCTGCTCTCGGCGGGCGTCGCCGTCGCCTCCAACCAGGGGCTCGTGCCCGGTCTCGGCAACACCTCGGCCACCGTCGACACGTCTCCCTCCGCGAAGCCGACCGCCGGCGGCGACAGCGACGCACCGGCCTCCTCGGCGGACGCCGCCTCGACCACCGTGCCGGATCCCGGCGTGACCGGTGCACCCGACGACGGCGCCGAGACCGTCGAGGAGATCGTGCCCGGCAGCGTCGAGGTCAGCGGCGAGGCGGTGCCCGGCGGGTCGCTGGTCGCCAGCGCGGTCGGCTGGGACCCGATGCCGACCGACAGCTACTGCGTCTGGTCCAGCGGCGGCACCGAGATCCTCGACGGACCCTGCGGCTACAAGGTCCGCGACTCCGACGCCGGCTCCTCGATCACGGTCACCATGACGGGCTCCGCCGACGGGTTCGCCAAGGCGAGCGCGTCCGGCTCCTCCGCCATGGTCAGCGAGCCCGTCGAGGAGCCCTCCGACGAGACGCCGACCGCCGAGCCGACGGAGTCCGAGACGCCCGAGCCGACCGAGACCCCGACGGAGCCGACGGAGCCGACCGAGACACCCTCGGCGTCGGAGTAG
- a CDS encoding amino acid ABC transporter ATP-binding protein has product MTALLEATGLRKAYRGRAVLDDLDLTVAEHDVVCLIGASGSGKSTLLRCLNLLETIDDGVITFDGREISDPLVDPRSVRREIGMVFQAYNLFPHLSVLDNCTLAQVRVHGVGAGEATGRARELLARFGLADKADAHPDALSGGQQQRVALVRAMCTRPRLLLLDEITAALDPELVGDVLEIVRAEAAAGTTLVLATHEMSFAREVATKVCFLDGGRVLEQGPPEQLFGDPVEERTRAFLARVRS; this is encoded by the coding sequence ATGACGGCGCTGCTGGAGGCCACCGGGCTGCGGAAGGCCTACCGCGGACGGGCTGTGCTCGACGACCTGGACCTGACCGTCGCCGAGCACGACGTGGTCTGTCTGATCGGCGCGTCCGGGTCGGGGAAGTCGACCCTGCTGCGCTGCCTCAACCTGCTCGAGACGATCGACGACGGCGTGATCACCTTCGACGGACGGGAGATCTCCGACCCGCTCGTCGACCCGCGCTCGGTGCGCCGTGAGATCGGGATGGTCTTCCAGGCCTACAACCTCTTCCCGCACCTGTCCGTGCTCGACAACTGCACGCTGGCGCAGGTGCGCGTGCACGGTGTCGGTGCAGGTGAGGCCACTGGTCGTGCCCGGGAGCTGCTGGCCCGGTTCGGCCTCGCCGACAAGGCCGACGCCCACCCCGACGCCCTCTCCGGCGGTCAGCAGCAGCGGGTCGCGCTGGTGCGGGCGATGTGCACGCGGCCGCGCCTGCTGCTCTTGGACGAGATCACCGCGGCCCTCGATCCCGAGCTCGTCGGCGATGTGCTGGAGATCGTCCGGGCCGAGGCTGCTGCCGGCACCACGCTGGTCCTCGCCACCCACGAGATGTCCTTCGCCCGGGAGGTGGCCACCAAGGTCTGCTTCCTCGACGGTGGCCGCGTGCTCGAGCAGGGTCCGCCGGAGCAGCTGTTCGGTGACCCCGTCGAGGAGCGCACCCGCGCCTTCCTGGCTCGCGTCCGATCCTGA
- a CDS encoding ABC transporter substrate-binding protein translates to MPIPRVRTRLAALLVAPLALAAGLTACGSEGETSAEGGAPASCKAADLPLKQDGKLTIGTDSPAYEPWFSDNDPSNGKGFESAVAYAVAEQLGFAKDDVVWIKQAFNTSYTPGAKKFDFDINQISVTPEREGVVDFSQGYYTASQAVVTMEKDAAKAASLDDLKGLKLGAQTATTSLTAIREDVKPSTDPMVFDTSDQAKQALLNGQVDALVFDLPTAFYITGAEIEGSTITGQFESSEKPEEFGLLTEKDSGLAPCLDEALAALDDDGTLAALEKEWLSDVVSVPVLK, encoded by the coding sequence ATGCCGATTCCGCGCGTGCGCACTCGCCTCGCTGCCCTGCTCGTCGCTCCGCTGGCTCTCGCTGCCGGGCTCACCGCCTGCGGCAGCGAGGGTGAGACCAGCGCCGAAGGCGGCGCACCCGCCTCCTGTAAGGCGGCGGACCTGCCGCTGAAGCAGGACGGCAAGCTGACCATCGGCACCGACTCCCCGGCGTACGAGCCGTGGTTCTCCGACAACGACCCGAGCAACGGCAAGGGTTTCGAGTCGGCGGTCGCCTACGCCGTCGCCGAGCAGCTCGGGTTCGCGAAGGACGACGTCGTCTGGATCAAGCAGGCGTTCAACACCTCCTACACGCCGGGCGCGAAGAAGTTCGACTTCGACATCAACCAGATCTCGGTCACGCCCGAGCGGGAAGGCGTCGTCGACTTCTCGCAGGGCTACTACACCGCCTCGCAGGCGGTCGTGACCATGGAGAAGGATGCCGCCAAGGCCGCCTCGCTCGACGACCTGAAGGGCCTGAAGCTCGGCGCCCAGACCGCGACCACGTCGCTCACCGCGATCCGCGAGGACGTGAAGCCGAGCACCGACCCGATGGTCTTCGACACCAGCGACCAGGCCAAGCAGGCGCTGCTCAACGGACAGGTCGACGCGCTCGTCTTCGACCTGCCGACCGCGTTCTACATCACCGGTGCCGAGATCGAGGGCAGCACGATCACCGGGCAGTTCGAGAGCAGCGAGAAGCCTGAGGAGTTCGGGCTGCTGACCGAGAAGGACAGTGGCCTGGCGCCCTGCCTCGACGAGGCGCTGGCGGCACTCGACGACGATGGCACGCTCGCCGCGCTCGAGAAGGAGTGGCTCTCCGACGTCGTCTCCGTGCCGGTCTTGAAGTGA
- a CDS encoding flavin-containing monooxygenase, which produces MHVDVLIIGAGVSGIGAAAQLRERLPGKTLAILEQREASGGTWDLFRYPGIRSDSDMFTFAFRWRPWESSQALADGHQIRDYLRQTAKDYGIDKLIRYGHKVDGAAWSSADKQWTVSVETPDGPDEITAGFVWNCTGYYDYEGGYQPEFAGLDDFEGTFVHPQHWPEELDYAGKKVVIIGSGATAVTLLPNLAGKGDDRAEKVTMLQRTPTYILSRPGQDAIAALLKSAPFSLLDKLPFKRVREKVGHEAVRWENIGLTVGTYLLARKAPNVVKKAIRDQWISGLSARGGRPGMTKDEAVAYVDTHFNPPYDPWDQRICFVPDGDMMKSIREGYAAVVTDRIKTFVPKGVELESGETLEADVVISATGLNLKLFGGIDYSVDGEAISLPEQMAYKGLMITEMPNFAYTIGYTNASWTLKADLVTDYVIRLLDFMEENGYDVASVTRDPSVEERPFMDLASGYIQRSLDQMPKAGDRAPWAAKQNYLVDMRALGAQVADGVIRFG; this is translated from the coding sequence ATGCATGTCGACGTACTCATCATCGGTGCCGGCGTCTCCGGCATCGGCGCCGCCGCCCAGCTCCGCGAGCGCCTGCCCGGAAAGACGCTCGCGATCCTGGAGCAGCGCGAGGCCAGCGGTGGCACCTGGGACCTGTTCCGCTACCCCGGGATCCGGTCCGACTCCGACATGTTCACCTTCGCCTTCCGCTGGCGCCCGTGGGAGAGCTCCCAGGCGCTCGCCGACGGTCACCAGATCCGTGACTACCTGCGTCAGACGGCGAAGGACTACGGCATCGACAAGCTGATCCGCTACGGCCACAAGGTCGACGGCGCCGCGTGGAGCTCCGCCGACAAGCAGTGGACGGTCTCGGTCGAGACGCCCGACGGTCCGGACGAGATCACGGCCGGCTTCGTGTGGAACTGCACGGGCTACTACGACTACGAGGGCGGCTACCAGCCCGAGTTCGCCGGCCTGGACGACTTCGAAGGCACCTTCGTCCACCCCCAGCACTGGCCCGAGGAGCTCGACTACGCGGGCAAGAAGGTCGTCATCATCGGCTCCGGCGCGACCGCCGTCACCCTGCTGCCCAACCTGGCCGGCAAGGGCGACGACAGGGCCGAGAAGGTCACGATGCTGCAGCGCACCCCGACGTACATCCTCTCCCGTCCGGGCCAGGACGCCATCGCCGCGCTGCTGAAGTCGGCGCCGTTCAGCCTGCTCGACAAGCTCCCCTTCAAGCGCGTGCGCGAGAAGGTCGGCCACGAGGCGGTCCGCTGGGAGAACATCGGCCTCACGGTCGGCACCTACCTGCTGGCCCGCAAGGCGCCGAATGTCGTCAAGAAGGCGATCCGCGACCAGTGGATCAGCGGTCTCTCCGCCCGAGGCGGCCGACCCGGCATGACGAAGGACGAGGCGGTGGCCTACGTCGACACCCACTTCAACCCGCCTTATGACCCGTGGGACCAGCGCATCTGCTTCGTGCCCGACGGCGACATGATGAAGTCGATCCGCGAGGGCTACGCCGCGGTGGTGACCGACCGGATCAAGACGTTCGTGCCGAAGGGCGTCGAGCTCGAGTCCGGCGAGACGCTCGAGGCCGACGTCGTCATCTCCGCGACCGGGCTCAACCTCAAGCTCTTCGGTGGCATCGACTACTCGGTCGACGGTGAGGCGATCAGCCTGCCCGAGCAGATGGCCTACAAGGGCCTGATGATCACCGAGATGCCCAACTTCGCCTACACGATCGGCTACACCAACGCCTCGTGGACGCTGAAGGCCGACCTGGTCACCGACTACGTGATCCGGCTGCTCGACTTCATGGAGGAGAACGGCTACGACGTCGCCTCGGTGACCCGGGACCCGAGCGTCGAGGAGCGACCGTTCATGGATCTCGCCTCCGGCTACATCCAGCGCTCGCTGGACCAGATGCCGAAGGCCGGCGACCGGGCGCCCTGGGCGGCGAAACAGAACTATCTCGTCGACATGAGGGCGCTCGGGGCGCAGGTCGCCGACGGTGTGATCCGCTTCGGCTGA
- a CDS encoding serine/threonine-protein kinase, whose protein sequence is MSRDTSPPPPPNSSQPLTSDDPREVGPYVLLGRLGRGGMGVVYLGRSADGALAAVKIILPELAADQSFRRRFGREIESAMRVRSRFTARVLAADAEAEQPWLATEFVPDPPLNRRVGPHAALPEADVRTVVDGTAQALRAIHAVGLVHRDIKPGNILYGTGDPCVIDMGIARSVDDTALTQTGRNVGTVGYQAPEQLRTGTFSSAVDIWGLGLVAFVCATGEWPYAGEIGSMGHLLSDEQPDLGHCPDYLRPLVQACLASDPTARPTAEDIVAANGDWTRLGPRVSLEADTEVRPTSSSTGAADVAGDTPAPHQAQTHPETEAPTGARRYRVIAAVVAAIAVLATAVVVFAVTRGSTPDTVAVDPARSGSSSSAGASAGSSASGNGRNVPDGAISLGGESASGRPSAPSSADEASSGAKTFDVGTVTISGRAKYGTRLTAAASGWAPAPTSATCVWYRDNSRLSTDGSCAYTVQTGDIDHRIKAVLTGRASGYRAADRSSAYTSTVTKPWLDVPVPTLSGTARVGRSVTCSTTEQSGVTYRIKFYRRTDSGPVQFGGTREKATPRSSATVPKKAQGREIYCTIHGIKTGYKSQARESDTRGPVRAA, encoded by the coding sequence TTGTCCCGCGACACCAGCCCGCCCCCTCCTCCGAACTCGTCCCAGCCCCTCACCTCCGACGACCCGCGCGAGGTGGGGCCGTACGTGCTCCTCGGGCGTCTCGGCCGGGGCGGGATGGGCGTCGTCTACCTGGGCAGGTCCGCCGACGGCGCGCTGGCCGCGGTCAAGATCATCCTTCCCGAGCTGGCCGCTGACCAGTCGTTCCGGCGACGGTTCGGGCGGGAGATCGAATCTGCGATGCGCGTCCGCAGCCGGTTCACCGCCCGCGTGCTGGCCGCCGACGCGGAGGCCGAGCAGCCCTGGCTGGCGACCGAGTTCGTCCCCGACCCACCGCTCAACCGACGGGTCGGTCCGCACGCGGCGCTGCCGGAGGCCGACGTACGCACGGTGGTGGACGGCACCGCACAGGCGCTGCGAGCGATCCATGCCGTCGGGCTCGTGCATCGAGACATCAAGCCCGGCAACATCCTGTACGGCACCGGCGACCCGTGCGTGATCGACATGGGCATCGCGAGGTCGGTCGACGACACCGCGCTGACCCAGACCGGGCGCAACGTCGGCACCGTGGGCTACCAGGCTCCCGAGCAGCTCCGCACCGGCACGTTCTCCAGCGCGGTCGACATCTGGGGCCTCGGGCTGGTGGCGTTCGTGTGTGCCACCGGCGAGTGGCCCTACGCCGGCGAGATCGGTTCGATGGGCCACCTGCTCAGCGACGAGCAACCCGACCTCGGCCACTGCCCCGACTATCTCCGCCCGCTCGTCCAGGCCTGCCTGGCGTCCGACCCCACGGCCCGCCCGACCGCCGAAGACATCGTGGCTGCCAACGGCGACTGGACCCGTCTGGGCCCCCGCGTCTCCCTGGAGGCCGACACCGAGGTACGTCCGACGTCGTCGAGCACCGGCGCCGCGGACGTCGCGGGCGACACCCCCGCACCTCATCAGGCACAGACCCACCCCGAGACGGAGGCTCCGACGGGCGCTCGCCGTTACCGGGTCATCGCCGCCGTCGTCGCGGCGATCGCGGTCCTGGCCACGGCCGTCGTCGTCTTCGCCGTCACCCGCGGCTCGACGCCCGACACCGTCGCGGTGGACCCGGCACGGTCGGGCTCGAGCTCGTCGGCAGGTGCATCTGCCGGGTCGAGCGCTTCGGGCAACGGACGGAACGTCCCTGACGGCGCGATCTCGCTCGGCGGAGAGTCGGCGTCCGGCCGGCCGTCCGCCCCCTCCTCGGCCGACGAGGCGTCCTCCGGAGCGAAGACCTTCGACGTCGGCACGGTGACGATCTCGGGCAGGGCGAAGTACGGCACCCGGTTGACGGCCGCCGCCTCCGGCTGGGCTCCGGCACCGACGAGCGCGACCTGCGTCTGGTATCGCGACAACAGTCGGCTCAGCACGGACGGGTCCTGCGCGTACACGGTCCAGACCGGCGACATCGACCACCGGATCAAGGCGGTGCTCACCGGTCGCGCGAGTGGCTACCGGGCGGCGGACCGCTCCTCGGCGTACACCTCGACCGTGACGAAACCCTGGCTCGACGTGCCCGTTCCGACGCTGTCCGGCACCGCGCGGGTGGGCCGGTCGGTGACCTGCTCCACGACGGAGCAGTCGGGGGTGACGTACCGGATCAAGTTCTACCGCCGCACCGACAGCGGCCCGGTGCAGTTCGGCGGCACCCGCGAGAAGGCCACGCCCAGATCCTCCGCGACGGTCCCGAAGAAGGCACAGGGTCGCGAGATCTACTGCACGATCCACGGCATCAAGACCGGATACAAGAGTCAAGCGCGTGAGAGCGACACACGCGGGCCCGTCAGAGCGGCGTAA
- a CDS encoding glyceraldehyde-3-phosphate dehydrogenase: MSNTDETFNDWQHREELAETMIPIIGKLYREKDVTILVHSRSLVSKSDISILKAHRFARQIEGEELSVTDTFPLLQAVAKLDLGPSKIDLGQLAIQYAADDRGLSVDDFVAEKLAGATGENKIERNGGQDVVLYGFGRIGRLVARLLVEKAGSRHGLRLKAVVVRKGGEDDLVKRASLLRRDSIHGQFAGTITVDEKNGVIIANGNPIQFIYSNDPTTVDYTAYGINDAILIDNTGKWRDREGLSNHLRPGIKKVLLTAPGKGDVPNIVHGVNHQTLTGEEKIISCASCTTNAIVPPLKLMEDRFGLVRGHVETVHSFTNDQNLLDNYHKADRRGRSAPLNLVLTETGAASAVSKALPDLKAKITGNSIRVPTPDVSIAILSLSLKNETTKDEVVEYLREASLTGELRRQVDFTTARDAVSSDFIGSRAASIIDGNATIVDGDSAILYVWYDNEFGYSCQVVRTVQSISGVEYPTFPAPAAV; encoded by the coding sequence GTGAGCAACACCGACGAGACCTTCAACGACTGGCAGCACCGCGAGGAGCTCGCGGAGACGATGATCCCGATCATCGGCAAGCTCTACCGCGAGAAGGATGTCACCATCCTGGTTCACAGCCGCTCGCTGGTGAGCAAGTCCGACATCTCGATCCTCAAGGCTCACCGCTTCGCCCGCCAGATCGAGGGTGAGGAGCTGTCGGTCACCGACACGTTCCCCCTCCTCCAGGCTGTCGCCAAGCTCGACCTGGGCCCCTCGAAGATCGACCTCGGCCAGCTCGCGATCCAGTACGCCGCCGACGACCGCGGCCTCTCCGTCGACGACTTCGTCGCCGAGAAGCTCGCCGGCGCCACCGGTGAGAACAAGATCGAGCGCAACGGCGGCCAGGACGTCGTGCTCTACGGCTTCGGCCGCATCGGCCGGCTCGTCGCCCGGCTCCTCGTCGAGAAGGCCGGCTCGCGCCACGGCCTCCGCCTCAAGGCCGTCGTGGTCCGCAAGGGCGGCGAGGACGACCTCGTGAAGCGCGCCTCGCTGCTGCGCCGCGACTCGATCCACGGCCAGTTCGCCGGCACGATCACGGTCGACGAGAAGAACGGCGTGATCATCGCCAACGGCAACCCGATCCAGTTCATCTACTCCAACGACCCGACGACGGTCGACTACACGGCGTACGGCATCAACGACGCCATCCTGATCGACAACACCGGCAAGTGGCGCGACCGCGAGGGCCTCTCCAACCACCTGCGTCCGGGCATCAAGAAGGTGCTGCTGACCGCGCCGGGCAAGGGCGACGTGCCCAACATCGTGCACGGGGTCAACCACCAGACGCTGACCGGCGAGGAGAAGATCATCTCCTGCGCCTCCTGCACCACCAACGCGATCGTGCCGCCGCTGAAGCTCATGGAGGACCGTTTCGGCCTCGTCCGCGGTCACGTCGAGACGGTGCACTCGTTCACCAACGACCAGAACCTGCTGGACAACTACCACAAGGCCGACCGCCGCGGCCGCTCCGCACCGCTCAACCTAGTGCTCACCGAGACCGGTGCGGCCTCCGCCGTCTCCAAGGCGCTCCCCGACCTGAAGGCGAAGATCACCGGCAACTCGATCCGCGTCCCCACCCCGGACGTATCGATCGCGATCCTGTCGCTCTCGCTCAAGAACGAGACGACGAAGGACGAGGTCGTCGAATACCTCCGCGAGGCCTCGCTCACCGGCGAGCTGCGCCGCCAGGTCGACTTCACCACCGCCCGTGACGCGGTCTCCTCCGACTTCATCGGCTCCCGGGCCGCCTCGATCATCGACGGCAACGCGACCATCGTCGACGGCGACTCCGCGATCCTCTACGTCTGGTACGACAACGAGTTCGGCTACTCCTGCCAGGTCGTGCGCACCGTGCAGTCGATCTCCGGCGTCGAGTACCCGACGTTCCCGGCCCCGGCCGCGGTCTGA
- a CDS encoding amino acid ABC transporter permease produces MSWSPSERELERQAVRRRLRLQQIAVATVVTVVVAVGLVVLVLSSPGWDRVRDYFLSWSHARDSFAAIAEGFWINIRIFLVAEPCVLVLGAVVAIARQTTSPWLAPLRLLATGYTDLFRGVPSILVVVICGIGIPALGLAGVTSSLFWLTTFALVLCYGAYVAEVFRAGILAIHPTQVASAEALALTRAQTMRFVVLPQAVRRVVPPLMNDLVSLQKDTALISAVGVFEALRAAQDYQGYNFNGTPLLVAAAYFLVVAVPLTRLTDWLMRRQIEKEQGR; encoded by the coding sequence GTGAGCTGGTCGCCCAGCGAGCGGGAGCTCGAGAGGCAGGCCGTACGCCGCCGGCTGCGACTCCAGCAGATCGCCGTCGCGACCGTGGTGACCGTCGTGGTCGCGGTCGGGCTGGTGGTGCTCGTGCTCTCCTCGCCGGGGTGGGACCGGGTCCGCGACTACTTCCTGAGCTGGTCGCACGCACGGGACTCGTTCGCGGCGATCGCGGAGGGGTTCTGGATCAACATCCGGATCTTCCTGGTCGCCGAGCCGTGCGTGCTCGTGCTCGGCGCCGTCGTCGCCATCGCACGCCAGACGACCTCGCCGTGGCTGGCGCCGCTGCGGCTCCTGGCCACCGGCTACACCGATCTGTTCCGTGGCGTGCCGTCGATCCTGGTCGTGGTCATCTGCGGCATCGGCATCCCGGCGCTGGGGCTGGCCGGGGTGACCAGCTCGCTGTTCTGGTTGACGACGTTCGCCCTGGTGCTCTGCTACGGCGCCTACGTCGCCGAGGTCTTCCGCGCGGGCATCCTGGCCATCCACCCGACCCAGGTCGCCTCGGCCGAGGCACTCGCGCTCACCCGAGCCCAGACGATGCGCTTCGTGGTCCTTCCGCAGGCCGTACGCCGCGTCGTGCCGCCGCTGATGAACGACCTTGTCTCGCTGCAGAAGGACACCGCGCTGATCTCGGCTGTCGGTGTCTTCGAGGCGCTCCGGGCGGCCCAGGACTACCAGGGCTACAACTTCAACGGCACGCCGTTGCTGGTCGCCGCGGCGTACTTCCTCGTCGTCGCGGTGCCGCTCACCCGGCTCACCGACTGGCTGATGCGGCGACAGATCGAGAAGGAGCAAGGCCGATGA